A part of Streptomyces sp. NBC_00557 genomic DNA contains:
- a CDS encoding DUF779 domain-containing protein — translation MDQEVPRVELTPQAADLVRRLHAEHGPLMFHQSGGCCDGSAPMCYPDGEFRTGGSDVLLAELTVDGVAEPVTFWMSRSQYQAWRHTRLIVDVVPGRGSGFSLEAPEGVRFLTRSRVVDA, via the coding sequence AGGAAGTCCCCCGCGTGGAACTCACTCCTCAGGCCGCGGACCTGGTGCGGCGGCTGCACGCCGAGCACGGTCCGCTGATGTTCCACCAGTCCGGCGGCTGCTGCGACGGCAGCGCGCCCATGTGCTACCCGGACGGCGAGTTCCGCACCGGCGGTTCCGACGTGCTGCTGGCGGAGCTGACCGTGGACGGCGTGGCCGAGCCCGTCACGTTCTGGATGTCCCGGAGCCAGTACCAGGCGTGGCGTCACACCCGGCTGATCGTGGACGTCGTGCCCGGGCGGGGCAGCGGCTTCTCACTGGAGGCACCCGAGGGGGTGCGTTTTCTCACCCGTTCTCGCGTAGTCGACGCCTAG